TCACCTCCGCCGCATGTAGCGGGCGCGTGTAGATGCGGACATCTTCCAAACTGACATTGTCTAAGCGGCTCTGCCCTCCATGCCGTCCGTTGAGTGTGAGGGGCACGGGGGTACGGATCTCGCCTTGCACGACTTTTGTCGGGGTTACGACGCTTACCGGAACCACCGCGCCGTTGACGGAGATGGTCACGCCTTCTGCCCGGCCCGTGCCGTCATAGGTAATCGTCAGGTGATTCCATTTGTTGTACGGCAGCGGATTGTTAGCCACGATCTTGATAGCATCATCTGGCCAGTTGTGAATAATGTGGATGCCCGGCCGTTCCCCTTCCAGCCAAACGTCCCAACCTCGATGCTGTTGGGAGGGATCCATCCGCGCCAGCACTGCCCCCGTGACATTTCGGCGGGACACCTTGATCCATAGAGAAACGGTGAACGGTTGCGTGCGGCCAAAGTCGCCAACATCTGGGATACTGGCCACACTGCCGCTTGCGCGAAAGGTCAACGCTTTGCCTCCGCGGGAACCAGCGCCCCACACGTAGCCGTCTCCCAAAGTTAGATGCCGGACCTGTCCACTGACGGCAAACGCCGCCTTAGTTCCCGCTCCTTCATTGAGCGGGGCATGCCAGTGCAGCCCTTCCAAAGGATTGCGGTTGAGCACTCCTTCCGGCGTCGCTGTTTGCCACCACTTATCAAATTCCGGCTTCACCGCAGCCCGGCGCTGCTCCATCTGTTGCTTGACTGCCGCGATTTCCCTCTGAAGTTGGAAGTAACGCGGGCGATCCTCACGCCGGGGGACAGGTACCACCGGCGGCGTGTCCGGAATGTTGCCGTCCATCGCCCCCTGCGTGGTGTTGTTGAAAAACGCGGAGAGGGAGTAAAAATCCCGCATCGTGAATGGATCGTACTTGTGATCGTGACAAACGGCGCAGTTGAGCGTCATTCCCATCCAAACCGTTGCAAAGGTTTCGGTGCGGTCCCGCGCGTAAAGCACGATATACTCTTCGGGAATCACTCCCCCTTCGTTGGTAGTAATGTTATTGCGTTGAAAGCCGGTCGCTATCAGTTGATCCAGCGTCGGATTGGGCAACAGGTCTCCCGCGAGTTGTTCGATGGTAAACTGGTCGAAAGGCATGTTGGCGTTGAAGGCATCAATAACCCAATCCCGGTAGGCCCAGATTTCCCGGTAGTTGTCGAAGTGGATGCCATGGGTATCAGCGTATCGGGCATAGTCCAGCCAATAGCGGGCGCGGTGTTCGCCCCAATGGGGCGAAGCGAGCAGTTTATCTACGTATTTCTCGTAGTAGTTCGGGTCGCGGTCCTGCACAAAAGCCTCGACCTCGGCAGGATCAGGCGGCAGGCCGGTCAAGTCTAAGGCTAATCGGCGTGCGAGTGTCCGCCGGTCGGCTTCCGGCGCGGGTTTGAGACCGCGTTTTTCCAGCTCCGCCAAAATGAAGTAATCGATCGGATTTTTCGGCCAACTCTTATCCTGGACAGCCGGGAGCGGCGGGCGTTGCGGCGGAATCAAGGACCAATGCGGTTGATACTCCGCCCCCTCAGCTATCCACCGCTTCAACAGCGCCTTCTGTTCTTCCGTGAGCTTCTTCTTGGAATTGGCCGGTGGCATCAAGCCTTCGCCATCCGAGGCGTAGATGCGATGGATCAACTCACTTTGATCTGGCTTGCCGGGAACGATCGCTCCCCCCGCGATGGCATCCTCCCGCCGGTCAAGACGCAAATCCGCCTTGCGTGCCGCACTATCCGGACCGTGACAAGCAAAGCAATTCTCGGCCAAAATGGGACGAATATCCCGGTTGTATTGCAATCGGCCTGGTGTGAAAGCATTGAGTCCCTGCGCGGGTGCAGCCACTGCTGGCCCCGAGGCCGGCGGACCCAAAGATGCAGGAGATGGCGCCGCGGCGGTTCGGGCTGAAGCTCCGGCTTGAACCCAGGTGCTCGCCACAAAGGGAACCACAGCCGAGGCAGCAGATGCCTCAGTGGGAGATCGTCCGCTAGCTTCACTTGCGACTAGCAGGAAGCATCCTAACACCCCTGCTCCCGCAATACCTCCCACTCCTATCAACAACCTGGATAGACGCCGGTTCATCGCTGGAATACCTCGCTGTGTGGGTTCAACATCGCGGGTAGTCGCACACCCAAACTTTACGACCTTACACACACCCTACATACCACACCCGAAACGACAGTTGTGGCTTACGAAGCTACCGGAATTCCCCATTCTCCTAATTGGCAGCGTGGGATTCCTCCAGGTGGAGATTTTCGGCGGGAATCCATCAGTGAGGCGGGAAAAATTACTCTCAATCACTACGTATTCTATGGCGCAACTTGGACCCCGCAATGGGAAAATTACTCAAAAAGATGCAAGGAACCTGCGACGGAGACCTTCCTAAGCGATCGACGCTGCTGTTTTGCACTTTGGACTGCCCGATGTCCCACTCCCACATTCACAGCCATGGCACCAAAAGAGCACCAATCTGTTGATGCCTCGAACTTCTCGCAGTTGATACCCCGGAGCGGTAGCGGACTACTCGTTCTTTTTCTTCCGGCGACGGGTCGTGTTGCTACTCTGACCCCGACGACTTCGGCTTCGCTGGGAAGATGAGGGGGAATTAGACGAAGCTTCCGCCGACTTCTCGGAATCGAATTTCGCATCTGAGGTTGATTTTGACGAATCGTCCTCGGATGAAGAGGTCATGGAGCTTCCCGCCCTTCGAGCTTGAATGCGTTTGCTAATTTCATCGGCTATATACTTACCTAGCAGATTCCCAAGCTCTACATCTTCCGTTCGCACTACCAAATCAATCAAAACATTGAGAGGGAAAGTAATAATTTTTTCTTCCAATAACCTTTGCCCTATTTGTGATCCACTAGTCAATGCGAATTTCAAAATATATGCTGTCTCGTAAATCTCCTCACGCATTGTTTGTCCTCCAAAAGCACAAAAGCCCTTACATTCCCATTGGGATTGCGTTTCTTACACCATCAAATTCTCTGACCCCTTACAGTACTATTTGCGGTTACTGGATCAGGTTCATTACCGCAAACTCGGCGTATGTTATTGACAAAATTAGACGTTTTCTCGCTCTGTCGTCATAAAACCCAACTTAGAACAAATAATTTTCCGCTGTGAGACTTCGCCTAAGCACGGGGATACCCACACGGTGATTGTACCTACCCCCGTCAGGCAAATGCAAGCATGGATCTGACTCGCAAACCATCATAGGCCTCTCGAAGCCTGAAATGTGCGGCGGGAGGCAGGGCCATGTCAGACTCTATGGGCGTTTCCAGTCGCTTGGCGGTCGCTCTCCAATGGAACGTTCCGGCCAGCGGGGTCTCCAAATACTAGCAACTCGCCGCTGGGTGCAACCAAATTCTCTGGGGGTTCCCTGCCGGGCAGCTTCGCTAGTGTGGGGAAACACCTCGCGGGTTCAGCCCCCACCCCCAGAGAATCTAGGTACACCCCTCGCCGCTGGAATTGACAGTTTCCCCTTGCAGCCGAGTAACCGTTGCTGGTAATGTGCCAAGCTCGCGAGAGGTTGTTTGATCCACTGAGGAGAATGCTTTATCCACTTATATTGCTGGGATCGGAGCCAAGGGTGATGCACAATATCGATCAGGGCAAGTCAAATTTGTTGACATGGCGGAACTCCAAGAGTCCGCGACTATGGTATGCAATGATACTGCAACAACCTATATTCTGGATTATTGTATCTTTATGTATAGGTGCAATACTGCGCACTCTAATGTATCTATCGGATCGATGTTTATGGATTGATGAGTGTATGCTCGCACTGAACATTGCCACGCGTTCTTGGTCCGGCCTACTAGAACCCTTGGAGTGGAATCAGGGGGCACCTCTAGGGTACTTGCTTCTCGTGAAAGGCATCACGCAATGGGCAGGGATATCGGAAGGATCGCTGCGGAGCGTGTCCTTTCTCTGTTCGTTAGCAAGCCTGGCCGGTTTTGCGGTGTTGTCCTGGCGATTGTTACCCCCATGGGCGGCAGTGGGAGCGATCGCCTTGTACTCCATTAGTCCTGGCCTGGTGAGCTATGCAGGAGAATGCAAGCAATATGCATGTGACACCGTCGTGACAGTAGGATTACTGCTACTGGCGGAGCGACTCCAACGCCACGGGTCTTGGCACGCCATGCTGGGTATGGCCTTGGGAGGGATGGCGGCCCTATGGTTCTCACACCCGGCGGCATTCGTATTGGCCGGCATCGGCGTTTCATTTTTGATTCAGACAGTGCATCAGAAACAAGTCCGCCGGTTTTTATCTCTCGCACTTATGGGCCTGAGCTGGATGATGAGCTTCAGCGTGTTGTACTTCCTCCATCTTCGCTATCTCGCCCACAACGATTATCTGCAACGATACTGGCAGGAACATTTTTTGCCTCTAACAGGATTGGGAACTGTCAACTGGTTATGGGATCATGGACTAGGTTGGTGTGCGGTCACTGTGGGAAGCAGCGGTGCGCTTGTAGGTGGGGGTTTGGCGATTTGGGGTGCCATCGTGCTGGGGCGAACGCGACGGGAATGGACGATTCTGGTTGTGGGAGTCGTGGGAGCGGCCCTTGTGGCAGCCGCTGGCCATCGATATCCTTTAGCAGGGCGAATGGTCCTATTTCTGACCCCGCTCCTCATTCTCCTGATGGCGGCAGGAGGATGGAGTATCTGGAGGATGTGCACTCCGCAGGCGAGCCTCATCGCCGCCTTTTTGCTTGTAACAGTACTGCTCTCAGCAGCAAGCCAGAGTTTTCGCGAGTGCCGCCGTCCGAGCCGCTCCGAGGAGATACGTCCCCTGCTGGAAGTTGTACGCCAGCAATGGCGCAACGGGGACAAGGTTTTGGTCCTGCGGTCGGCGTTGCCCGCCTTTCTCTTCTACACCCATGAGACACCGTTTCCACCCGGTGTCGTCTGGGCTAATTCTGAACGCTTCATCGGTGGTCAGGCATGGGAACAATGGCAGAGACTGCGTACCAGCGCTCGTCTTTGGGTCCTTGCAAGTCATTACCGCTCGGAAGAAGAAGCGGTGATCCGCACCTTGGCCGAAGGCACAGCTCACCTCGTCGGCGAGTGGCACGAATCGGGTGCTTGGCTCCGCTGTTACGTTCCCGGCTGCCCCGTCCAGGAATCGCCGGCGCTCGGGAAAGATGCTCAGTAACAACAGCAGGGACGGTTCAGCGGATCATGCAGACGGTATCAGGGATGCCTGTCATCGCCAAGTGGTTTTGCTATAGCATTCCGCTTGCAGCATTTTGCCTTCACGACTAAGGTCAATATAGGGGCGAGTCCCCCCTTGATCTGGAGCGAGCCTCATGAAGCGAAAGTCTCGAAGCCGGCGGGAGTTCTTGCAGGATGCGGTGTGTAGCGGTCTGGCCCTGTGGGGCCTGGCGAGCACGAAATCCACCTGCACGGCTCAGATCCTGGATGAAAGAAAGATCAATCGTAATGAAAGAAGGATCGATCCCATTGAACTCCCTTTGGACAAGCCGGGCGTTTGGACATTGCATTTCCGGTATAAGCCGATCCGCATTGCGAATCTGGAAATCTTCGAAGCCGGCGGACGATTGACCCAAGCGACTGTTTGGTACCTCTGGTACCAAGTGTACAACATGAGTGGGGAACCGCAGGTTTTCTTTCCAGAGTTTGAGCTGGTTACCAAAGACTTGAACACTTCCCATCTCGATGAAATCCATCCCTATTTGGTTGCCCAAATCGATCGGATCGAGAACCCCACGCGGGAACCCCGGCTCAGGGTCCATTCGAGCATCGAAATCTCAAAACGTCCGATCCCGCCGAGCAAGCCGGATGCGATTCCGATCACAGTAACTGGAGTTGCCGTTTGGACGAACATGCAACGACGGGCACCGGGAACCAACCGCTTCAGTGTGTATATCTCCGGTTTGTCGAATGGCCTTGCTGTAGAAGAGTCGCCAACGGGGGAGCGGATCATCAAACGGAAGACCCTGCAAATCAACTTTGTCAGGCCCACCGATGACCAACGCCAACGCACCGGCGACATCATACCCGATGAAATGACTGGTCCGGCAGAACAATGGATTTACCGCTCAGCCAGTGTAATCCGCAAGGAAAAGAAGAAGGCGGATTGACAGCCAACCGATGTTTTTAAGGTTTGGTTTTATCTAAGCCCCCTGGACCTTGGCACGGCAATTTTCCATTTCCTGCACCGGATTCTTTCCATCTCGGCGCGCAGTGACCAATGGCCCTTCTCCCGCTGCTAAGTTAGTGCAGTCCATCCCTACCCCTCGGCTTGCAGTTGCATGCTGCAAAGCTTCCAAGGAAAGGGGACATTAAGAGACGACGGTCAAAAGTTTGGCTGAGGAAAAGGCGACTCCAGCACCTTCCGTGCGATCAGCAGGCATGGCTTTTGTGTATCCTCGGTCAGGAGCAGGAAAACGCCCTCCGAGGTTGCGACTGACAGTCGGAAGCTCCGCAGAATCTGTTGGCAGTGCTTGTCCCACAATGCGGCATCGAGAGGGGAACCACACTGTACGACCGTCACGGAGGTGAAGGCAGATTGTTTCAGCGTGCGGCGCAGGTGGCGCAGGTCCGCCGGCAACCGTTCGAGAACCTGATAAGTGTCAGCAAACGGTGTTGTCACTGGACGGTCAGCGGTCAGGAGAGTGGTCCGAGGATGGAGGCGGGCGGCACCCAAGCGCTCGCGGAGCAAATCGAGAAGTCCAGCGCGAACTACAGCAGGCGAAGGATGATAAACATAGTTCGCCAGGGGACCATAGACCGGTGACGGCAAGGGGCCGCTCGCGGATAAAGAGGCTATAAGAGGTCGAGGGGGCTTAGGTGCCTCCGTTTCCCTGGCATCAGCAACCGGCGTGTGTGCCACTTCCGGATCGGGCAGCACAAGGGTAGCACGACGTTCACAGCTTCGCAATGGTCCAAACCACAGGACACATTCCTTTAGCTCCCCTCCCGCAGCAATAAATTCGATTTCCGCCTCGGAACGATATGCTTCGACCGCAGAAAGCGGAAGACCAGGAGCCAACTTGATTCCCCACGGACGCGATGTTCCCCAGCGGGACATCAGAACGGATAAGGGCGGTTGATAATCGTCAGGATGGAGGTGACGCTGGTGGTTTCTCCGACGATCGGGGTCGATCCAAAGGGCCACCGACTCCGACGCCCGTTGAGACCAGGACAAGCAATCGGCGAGCTTAGCCCTGACGCGGGAATCCATGTTCCAAGCGGCTGCGTTGGCTTGGGTCAGAGCAACTCGCAGAGGGTCTTGATCGATAGCCTCGACGAAGCGGCCAGTCATAGCCAGAGCTAATGCATCAGCTCCCAAGCCACAGGTCAAATCCGCTACCATCGGATATCCGGTGTATCGGC
This Thermogemmata fonticola DNA region includes the following protein-coding sequences:
- a CDS encoding DUF1553 domain-containing protein; translation: MAAPAQGLNAFTPGRLQYNRDIRPILAENCFACHGPDSAARKADLRLDRREDAIAGGAIVPGKPDQSELIHRIYASDGEGLMPPANSKKKLTEEQKALLKRWIAEGAEYQPHWSLIPPQRPPLPAVQDKSWPKNPIDYFILAELEKRGLKPAPEADRRTLARRLALDLTGLPPDPAEVEAFVQDRDPNYYEKYVDKLLASPHWGEHRARYWLDYARYADTHGIHFDNYREIWAYRDWVIDAFNANMPFDQFTIEQLAGDLLPNPTLDQLIATGFQRNNITTNEGGVIPEEYIVLYARDRTETFATVWMGMTLNCAVCHDHKYDPFTMRDFYSLSAFFNNTTQGAMDGNIPDTPPVVPVPRREDRPRYFQLQREIAAVKQQMEQRRAAVKPEFDKWWQTATPEGVLNRNPLEGLHWHAPLNEGAGTKAAFAVSGQVRHLTLGDGYVWGAGSRGGKALTFRASGSVASIPDVGDFGRTQPFTVSLWIKVSRRNVTGAVLARMDPSQQHRGWDVWLEGERPGIHIIHNWPDDAIKIVANNPLPYNKWNHLTITYDGTGRAEGVTISVNGAVVPVSVVTPTKVVQGEIRTPVPLTLNGRHGGQSRLDNVSLEDVRIYTRPLHAAEVMQLSRTGVIADVLGKPLPQRTTQEMQEAFTWWLQTFDAPSRQMQEQLARLQQEEAAIRARGTVAHIMQERPNSEPMAYILFRGEYDKRRDPVKADVPRVLPPMPPDLPRNRLGLARWLCRPEHPLMARVTVNRFWQEVFGTGLVKTTGDFGVSGELPSHPELLDWLAVEFRESGWDVKKLFRLIVTSATYRQAAVLTPEKVEKDRDNRLLSRGPRFRMDAEMIRDYALAASGLLVRKIGGPSVKPYQPDGVWEAVAMIGSNTRNYKRDSGENLYRRSMYTFWKRAAPPASMEILNAPNRETCCVRRERTNTPLQALVTLNDVQFVEAARVLAEKALLYNPADEARLDFIARRVLCRPLEAREVQVLRESLQDLRSYYTQNPQEAKKLITYGEYKSDPRLEAAELAAWTLIANQLLNLDEVLNK
- a CDS encoding glycosyltransferase family protein; translated protein: MLALNIATRSWSGLLEPLEWNQGAPLGYLLLVKGITQWAGISEGSLRSVSFLCSLASLAGFAVLSWRLLPPWAAVGAIALYSISPGLVSYAGECKQYACDTVVTVGLLLLAERLQRHGSWHAMLGMALGGMAALWFSHPAAFVLAGIGVSFLIQTVHQKQVRRFLSLALMGLSWMMSFSVLYFLHLRYLAHNDYLQRYWQEHFLPLTGLGTVNWLWDHGLGWCAVTVGSSGALVGGGLAIWGAIVLGRTRREWTILVVGVVGAALVAAAGHRYPLAGRMVLFLTPLLILLMAAGGWSIWRMCTPQASLIAAFLLVTVLLSAASQSFRECRRPSRSEEIRPLLEVVRQQWRNGDKVLVLRSALPAFLFYTHETPFPPGVVWANSERFIGGQAWEQWQRLRTSARLWVLASHYRSEEEAVIRTLAEGTAHLVGEWHESGAWLRCYVPGCPVQESPALGKDAQ
- a CDS encoding class I SAM-dependent methyltransferase yields the protein MDLKTFQALLQTEGQAALADAEALEPTRLSLLRCLATLQKRYRPDLAKAALETACLRQQARQKFPTWWKRLYATREALEQASGEKIALYRASRYTGYPMVADLTCGLGADALALAMTGRFVEAIDQDPLRVALTQANAAAWNMDSRVRAKLADCLSWSQRASESVALWIDPDRRRNHQRHLHPDDYQPPLSVLMSRWGTSRPWGIKLAPGLPLSAVEAYRSEAEIEFIAAGGELKECVLWFGPLRSCERRATLVLPDPEVAHTPVADARETEAPKPPRPLIASLSASGPLPSPVYGPLANYVYHPSPAVVRAGLLDLLRERLGAARLHPRTTLLTADRPVTTPFADTYQVLERLPADLRHLRRTLKQSAFTSVTVVQCGSPLDAALWDKHCQQILRSFRLSVATSEGVFLLLTEDTQKPCLLIARKVLESPFPQPNF